In Candidatus Methanosphaera massiliense, the following are encoded in one genomic region:
- a CDS encoding MATE family efflux transporter — MDENKSNDNVDIIRGDPKEAIRKLAPPLIISLLIMSLYNIIDRIWIAGLGTEPLAALGFVAPLYMVIVGLGNGLGAGANSLISRYIGSNNYDEASNAGIHGLLIVVLFSILIPIIIIPFLKPIIVLIGASEVLTYAESYISIIFIGTFAFLLNGLFANQLRAEGDVKRSTFIMVSGGIINIVLDPVMIYLLNFGLTGAAYSTVISNIIPDLLAVYWLYISKSTYLDYGINRFKFKWTVIKDLLAVGLPASIEELIMAVVNIVTNGMLSIVAGTAIVASFTSAFSIIEIATMPTVGVGIAAITVAGVAFGERNYNKLKTTGHYSIKLSLIVSCISLIIIYLFAPQIAYLFAYGSNSGSLNTLIVQCLRDLSLFLIAGAIGIVSANVLQGMGKGTMSLILTVNREVILILLFSYILGFVFSWGVKGILYGMTIGVLVGSLVALLVFELYLKRFKEIELRGTH; from the coding sequence ATGGATGAAAACAAAAGTAATGATAATGTTGATATAATTAGAGGAGATCCTAAAGAAGCAATTAGAAAATTAGCACCGCCTTTAATTATTTCACTTTTAATTATGAGTCTGTATAATATTATAGATAGAATATGGATTGCAGGTTTAGGAACTGAGCCGCTTGCAGCATTAGGATTTGTAGCACCTCTTTACATGGTTATTGTAGGATTAGGTAATGGTTTAGGTGCTGGTGCAAATTCATTAATCTCACGATATATTGGTTCTAATAATTATGATGAAGCAAGTAATGCTGGTATTCATGGATTGTTGATTGTAGTACTATTTTCAATATTAATTCCAATCATAATAATACCTTTTTTAAAACCTATAATTGTTTTAATAGGAGCTTCAGAAGTATTAACATATGCTGAAAGTTATATTTCTATAATATTTATAGGTACATTTGCATTCCTGTTAAATGGTCTTTTTGCAAATCAATTAAGAGCTGAAGGGGATGTAAAACGTTCAACATTTATCATGGTTTCTGGAGGAATAATAAATATTGTCCTTGATCCTGTAATGATATATCTATTAAACTTTGGATTAACTGGTGCAGCTTATTCCACTGTGATATCGAATATTATTCCTGATTTACTGGCAGTTTACTGGTTATATATAAGTAAGTCTACTTATCTGGATTATGGAATTAATAGGTTTAAATTCAAATGGACTGTTATTAAGGATTTATTAGCTGTCGGACTTCCTGCAAGTATTGAAGAATTAATAATGGCAGTTGTAAACATAGTTACAAATGGAATGTTGTCAATTGTTGCTGGAACTGCTATTGTAGCATCATTCACATCTGCATTTAGTATTATTGAAATTGCTACAATGCCTACAGTCGGTGTTGGTATAGCTGCTATTACAGTTGCGGGAGTTGCATTTGGTGAGAGAAATTATAATAAACTTAAAACTACAGGTCATTATTCAATTAAATTAAGTTTAATAGTCTCCTGTATATCATTAATTATAATATACTTGTTTGCTCCACAAATAGCATATCTATTTGCATATGGTTCTAATAGTGGATCTTTAAATACATTAATAGTTCAATGTTTAAGAGACCTGTCTTTATTCCTTATTGCTGGTGCAATAGGTATTGTTTCTGCAAATGTTTTACAGGGAATGGGAAAAGGAACAATGTCTTTAATCCTAACAGTTAATCGTGAAGTAATCTTGATATTGTTATTCTCTTATATCTTAGGCTTTGTATTCTCATGGGGAGTAAAAGGCATATTATATGGTATGACTATAGGTGTGCTTGTAGGTTCATTAGTAGCTTTATTAGTATTTGAATTATATTTAAAAAGATTTAAAGAGATTGAACTAAGAGGCACGCATTGA
- a CDS encoding transposase yields MLNENIYSTNKYLNSKQLKLFDFGIQRQNNNYLSEISKNEKINLTHNMMLDFVLTAYNYAKLTFNKYSSHYSKKKYTQPQLFAIIAYKIYNKYDYRTTIDNLNVSTKLQKALRLKTIPHHTTIQKFFKRIETKQINNINRLLLQYFPVKECYFSLDGTGYTNSYSDIYYNNRTNKTRRQYIKNHITIDSKYMLIRHYNALKGPKFDTVFAISAIRAIKKYKPRYILADRAYDSEIIKKTIVEETTALPQIPVKTRQKSGKYRSKCRTIFLKPVYNFRNQVECVNSIQKRRFNGINNSRSTKLQIKETKLKNVFYNIYRSIQILQK; encoded by the coding sequence ATGCTAAACGAAAATATCTATTCTACAAATAAGTATTTGAATTCTAAACAACTTAAACTTTTCGATTTTGGAATTCAAAGACAAAATAATAATTATTTATCAGAAATATCCAAAAATGAAAAAATAAATTTAACACACAATATGATGTTAGATTTCGTATTAACAGCATATAATTATGCTAAATTAACTTTTAACAAATATTCATCACACTATTCAAAGAAAAAATACACACAACCACAATTATTTGCAATAATAGCTTATAAAATATACAATAAATACGATTACAGAACAACAATTGATAATCTAAACGTATCAACTAAATTACAGAAAGCTTTAAGACTAAAAACGATACCACATCACACAACAATTCAGAAATTCTTCAAAAGAATAGAAACAAAACAAATAAACAATATTAACAGACTATTATTACAATATTTCCCTGTGAAAGAGTGTTATTTCAGTTTAGATGGAACAGGATACACTAATTCCTATTCAGACATCTATTACAACAATAGAACAAATAAAACAAGACGACAATACATAAAAAACCATATCACAATCGATTCAAAATATATGTTAATAAGACATTACAATGCTTTAAAAGGACCAAAATTCGATACAGTATTTGCAATAAGTGCAATTAGAGCAATAAAGAAGTACAAACCACGGTATATATTAGCAGATAGAGCATATGACTCAGAAATAATTAAAAAAACAATAGTAGAAGAAACAACAGCATTACCACAAATACCTGTGAAAACTAGACAAAAATCAGGAAAATATAGGAGTAAATGTAGAACTATCTTCTTAAAACCAGTATATAACTTCAGAAATCAAGTAGAATGTGTGAATAGTATTCAAAAAAGAAGATTTAATGGAATAAACAATAGTAGATCTACGAAATTACAAATAAAAGAAACAAAATTAAAAAATGTGTTTTATAATATTTATAGATCTATTCAAATTTTGCAAAAATAG
- the purD gene encoding phosphoribosylamine--glycine ligase produces MKILVVGSGAREHAIAKALDRTADVYTYMGRKNPGLARLSVNYEVNDESDFGSIIKFAKDNEVELAFIGPEAPLEKGIVDELAKEGIPSVGPTKKAAQIETNKAFMRQLFDDYNIPGSIKHGTFYDLDEAFKYIDEFGGPVVIKPIGLTGGKGVKIVGDQLADNNEAKEYVKEIFDQKMGGFEGVVIEELLLGEEYTIQAFVDGEHILPMPAAQDHPHAFEGNKGPITGGMGSYSDKNHLLPFLTKKDYDESVSIMKQTIDAIKEEAEPYKGILYGQFMLCADGPKIIEYNARFGDPESMNVLSLLEYDLAQIARQIVDGELNTVVFSNKASVCKYVVPDKYPNTEANDTIVTIDEEKINDLDAEVYYAAVYSDENDDIKLTSSRAIAVLAVRDTISESEKACEEAINYINGEVYHRRDVATEALLNEKIEHMKEIRG; encoded by the coding sequence ATGAAAATATTAGTAGTAGGTAGCGGTGCACGTGAACATGCAATAGCTAAGGCATTAGATAGGACTGCAGATGTATACACATATATGGGAAGAAAAAATCCAGGACTAGCAAGATTATCTGTAAACTATGAAGTAAATGATGAATCAGACTTTGGTTCAATAATTAAATTTGCAAAGGATAATGAAGTGGAATTAGCATTTATCGGACCTGAAGCACCTCTGGAAAAGGGTATTGTAGATGAATTAGCAAAAGAAGGAATCCCTTCTGTAGGACCAACAAAGAAAGCAGCACAAATAGAAACAAACAAAGCATTTATGAGACAGTTATTCGATGATTATAATATACCAGGATCAATAAAACATGGAACATTTTATGATCTTGACGAAGCATTTAAGTACATCGATGAGTTTGGTGGTCCAGTAGTAATAAAACCTATAGGATTAACTGGTGGAAAAGGAGTTAAAATTGTTGGTGATCAACTAGCAGATAATAATGAAGCAAAAGAATATGTAAAAGAGATTTTCGACCAGAAAATGGGTGGATTTGAAGGAGTAGTAATAGAAGAATTATTACTCGGAGAAGAATACACAATACAGGCATTTGTAGATGGAGAACATATTTTACCAATGCCAGCAGCACAGGATCATCCACATGCATTCGAAGGAAATAAAGGACCGATAACTGGTGGAATGGGTTCATACTCTGATAAAAATCATCTATTGCCTTTTTTAACTAAAAAAGATTACGATGAATCAGTATCCATAATGAAACAAACAATAGATGCAATAAAAGAAGAGGCAGAACCATACAAAGGAATATTATATGGACAATTCATGCTATGTGCAGATGGACCAAAAATCATAGAATACAATGCAAGATTTGGTGATCCAGAATCAATGAATGTATTATCACTACTAGAATATGACTTAGCACAGATAGCAAGACAAATAGTAGACGGAGAATTAAATACAGTAGTATTCAGTAACAAAGCATCTGTATGTAAATATGTAGTGCCAGATAAATATCCAAACACAGAAGCAAATGACACAATAGTAACAATTGATGAAGAAAAAATCAATGATTTGGATGCTGAAGTATACTATGCAGCAGTATACAGTGATGAAAATGATGATATAAAATTAACTTCATCAAGAGCAATAGCAGTACTAGCAGTAAGAGATACAATAAGCGAATCAGAAAAAGCATGTGAAGAAGCAATAAACTATATTAATGGTGAAGTATACCATAGACGTGATGTTGCTACAGAAGCATTGTTAAATGAGAAAATAGAGCATATGAAAGAGATTAGAGGATAA
- the argF gene encoding ornithine carbamoyltransferase encodes MDNLLSMSDAKDEVFDILDTAADLKSGKIKEKPFKDKYLGMIFEKSSTRTRVSFEVGMNQLGGTPLYLSSKDLQLNRGEPISDTARVLSRFLDCIMIRAKKHETVEELVKYATIPIISGLTDKEHPCQAFADLLTIKEYKGDFNRKLVFVGDGNNVCNSLLLAAAYVGMDMTVSCPKGYEPDKEIYDRAKKVAEKTNATITIEEDIHKAVENADILYTDVWVSMGDEEEQEERERIFRPYQINKQLLSEAKSDAIVMHCLPAIRDQEITDEVMTSSQSAIWDQAENRLHAQKAILYHILKE; translated from the coding sequence ATGGACAATTTATTATCAATGTCTGATGCAAAAGATGAAGTATTCGATATACTTGACACAGCAGCAGATTTAAAATCAGGCAAAATAAAAGAAAAACCGTTTAAAGACAAATATTTAGGAATGATTTTTGAAAAATCATCAACAAGAACAAGAGTATCCTTTGAAGTTGGAATGAATCAGCTAGGTGGAACACCATTATATTTATCAAGTAAAGATTTACAGTTAAATAGAGGAGAACCAATATCTGACACAGCACGTGTACTGTCACGATTCCTTGACTGTATAATGATAAGAGCAAAGAAACATGAAACAGTAGAAGAACTAGTTAAGTATGCTACAATACCTATTATCAGTGGATTAACTGATAAAGAACATCCTTGTCAAGCATTCGCTGATTTATTAACAATCAAAGAATATAAAGGAGATTTTAATAGGAAACTAGTGTTTGTTGGTGATGGAAATAATGTATGTAATTCACTACTATTAGCAGCAGCATATGTAGGTATGGATATGACTGTATCATGTCCAAAAGGCTATGAACCAGATAAAGAAATATATGATAGAGCAAAAAAAGTAGCAGAAAAAACGAATGCTACAATAACAATTGAAGAAGACATACACAAAGCAGTAGAAAATGCAGATATACTATATACTGATGTTTGGGTAAGTATGGGTGATGAAGAAGAACAAGAAGAAAGAGAGAGGATATTCAGACCATACCAAATAAACAAACAACTATTATCAGAAGCAAAATCCGATGCAATAGTTATGCACTGTTTACCTGCAATAAGAGATCAAGAAATAACAGATGAAGTAATGACCTCATCTCAATCAGCAATATGGGATCAAGCAGAAAATAGGTTACACGCACAGAAAGCAATATTATATCATATATTAAAAGAATAG
- the hisF gene encoding imidazole glycerol phosphate synthase subunit HisF, which yields MLSKRIIPCLDCDLQVPEGRVVKGVEFKQIRYAGNPVELATKYYQQGADEIVFLDITASHEHRSTMADVIKKAVENVFVPICVGGGIRKVDDYVNMLKAGADKCSTNTAAIKDPSLINRASELVGSQACVIGIDAKRRYVDNPSESDEHYIVETDEGYCWFDCSIYGGREFTGIDAVKWAIECEERGAGEILLTSMDRDGTKVGYDLDLTRTISENVTIPVIASGGVGNPEHIYEAFDKGKADAALAASIFHFDEYPIHEVKQYLKNKNISIRL from the coding sequence ATGTTATCAAAAAGAATAATACCATGTTTAGATTGTGATTTACAAGTACCAGAGGGACGTGTAGTAAAAGGAGTTGAATTTAAACAGATTCGATATGCAGGTAATCCTGTAGAATTAGCAACAAAATACTACCAACAAGGTGCTGATGAAATAGTATTTCTAGATATAACTGCATCCCATGAACACAGGTCAACCATGGCTGATGTTATAAAAAAAGCAGTAGAAAATGTATTTGTACCAATATGTGTTGGTGGAGGAATACGTAAAGTGGATGATTATGTTAACATGTTAAAAGCAGGAGCTGATAAATGTTCTACAAATACTGCTGCTATAAAAGATCCATCACTAATCAACAGAGCATCTGAACTAGTAGGAAGCCAAGCATGTGTAATAGGTATAGATGCAAAGAGAAGATATGTTGATAATCCAAGTGAATCAGATGAACACTATATAGTGGAAACTGATGAGGGATATTGTTGGTTTGACTGTAGTATATATGGCGGACGTGAATTCACAGGAATAGATGCAGTTAAATGGGCAATTGAATGTGAAGAACGTGGAGCAGGAGAAATACTACTAACAAGTATGGACCGTGATGGAACTAAAGTAGGATATGATTTAGACTTAACACGTACAATAAGTGAGAACGTCACAATACCTGTTATAGCATCAGGTGGTGTGGGAAATCCAGAACATATATACGAGGCATTTGACAAGGGAAAAGCTGATGCAGCACTAGCAGCTAGTATATTTCACTTTGATGAATATCCAATACATGAAGTAAAACAATATCTTAAAAATAAAAATATTTCAATAAGATTATAA
- a CDS encoding Ntn hydrolase family protein has protein sequence MTLIINVTTPDGIVMASDSRQTQRNNKQITRISTNSAYKLFEVDNRIIIGTAGLAFFADKTGIQKNVSTYIKDYCNKTDLENLTVEDIAVGIHEYTNDNYPWEQQLDMSAQQLKMDAERNGAEVLSIEKINDSVEFRIKQPSGKIEKGHLNIEPVNLLISGYNKDGTSETYEIRFPGRIDKKRGNNEYGSTWVGQGDLVSRMILGYDGKMLNLPLFQKTLSTVPQEEVLRQLRGIEYNIPWGLLTLQDGVDIAVFLIKATSMIQRYADGVNMDNGDIQGVGGPIDVATITKENGIQWVKQKQITYPEF, from the coding sequence ATGACACTAATTATAAACGTGACAACACCTGATGGAATAGTAATGGCCTCAGATAGTAGACAAACACAGAGAAATAATAAACAGATAACAAGAATATCAACAAACAGTGCATACAAACTATTTGAAGTAGATAATAGAATAATAATCGGAACAGCAGGATTAGCATTCTTTGCAGATAAAACAGGAATTCAAAAAAATGTGTCAACATATATTAAGGATTATTGTAATAAAACAGACCTTGAAAATTTAACAGTAGAGGATATAGCTGTAGGAATACATGAATATACAAATGATAACTATCCATGGGAACAACAATTAGATATGTCTGCACAACAACTAAAAATGGATGCAGAACGAAATGGAGCTGAAGTATTATCAATAGAAAAAATCAATGATTCAGTAGAATTCAGAATTAAACAGCCATCAGGAAAAATAGAAAAAGGTCATCTTAATATAGAACCAGTAAATCTACTGATTAGTGGATATAATAAAGATGGAACTTCAGAAACATATGAAATAAGATTTCCTGGAAGAATAGATAAAAAACGTGGAAATAATGAGTATGGAAGTACCTGGGTAGGACAAGGAGATCTTGTATCAAGGATGATTTTAGGATATGATGGAAAAATGCTAAATCTACCGTTATTCCAAAAAACATTATCAACAGTTCCACAAGAGGAAGTATTACGACAATTAAGAGGTATAGAATACAACATACCATGGGGATTACTAACATTACAGGATGGAGTAGACATCGCAGTATTTCTAATAAAAGCAACATCAATGATTCAAAGATATGCTGATGGAGTAAATATGGATAATGGAGACATACAAGGAGTAGGTGGACCAATAGATGTTGCAACAATAACGAAAGAGAATGGAATTCAATGGGTAAAACAAAAACAGATAACATACCCTGAATTCTGA
- a CDS encoding DNA glycosylase encodes MVTGSFTINNEEYDGDFNLELTLNSGQTSQPPWNHEGDVYSEILLVDDTLVLVEVTQQDTNTPLIVNYYSKEEVNEEHIRSTLFYIFDLEYNITEVYDFLADNNELSEVYSFNKGLRLYKAQFPFECIISSICSANNSIKRWTSSIMQIKEAYGKKVTINNKSGYIFPDEEVFVDIPEADLKEYGVGYRSSYMINSSKMILSDSEFHDTLDKMNYSDAYDKVIELEGVGPKVADCILLYGYHKREAYPVDVWINRITSYLYFDSKRQANNVIVDFGQEKFGQYAGYIQLYLFNYARLSGLMEKIKNI; translated from the coding sequence ATGGTAACAGGAAGCTTTACAATTAACAATGAGGAATATGATGGAGATTTTAACCTAGAATTAACACTAAATTCAGGACAAACAAGTCAACCACCATGGAATCATGAAGGTGACGTATACTCCGAAATATTACTAGTAGATGATACATTAGTATTAGTAGAAGTAACACAGCAAGATACAAACACGCCTTTAATTGTTAACTATTACAGTAAAGAAGAAGTGAATGAAGAACACATAAGAAGTACATTATTCTATATATTTGACCTAGAATACAATATAACAGAAGTATATGATTTTCTAGCAGATAATAATGAGTTAAGTGAGGTATATAGTTTTAACAAGGGATTAAGATTATATAAAGCTCAATTTCCATTTGAATGTATAATTTCCTCAATATGTTCAGCAAATAATTCTATAAAACGATGGACATCATCAATAATGCAAATAAAAGAAGCATATGGTAAAAAAGTAACAATCAATAATAAAAGTGGATATATCTTTCCAGATGAAGAGGTATTTGTTGACATACCAGAGGCAGACCTTAAAGAATATGGTGTAGGATACAGAAGTTCATACATGATAAACTCATCTAAAATGATATTATCCGATTCAGAATTCCATGATACATTAGATAAAATGAATTACAGCGATGCATATGATAAGGTAATAGAATTAGAAGGAGTAGGACCTAAAGTAGCAGATTGTATTTTATTATATGGTTATCATAAACGTGAAGCATACCCTGTTGATGTATGGATAAACAGAATAACTTCCTATTTATATTTTGATAGTAAAAGACAAGCTAATAATGTTATAGTGGATTTTGGACAAGAAAAGTTTGGACAATATGCCGGATATATACAGTTATATCTATTTAACTATGCAAGACTATCTGGATTAATGGAAAAGATTAAAAACATCTAA
- a CDS encoding peptidylprolyl isomerase, with protein MKKAVIKTEKGDITLELYPNEAPGTVANFEKLANSGFYDGLTFHRVIPDFVIQGGDPNGDGTGGPGYTIKCETEGNPHKHGTGALSMAHAGKDTGGSQFFITHSPQPHLDGVHTVFGQVIDGMDVVYKIRQGDVMTKVTVTDE; from the coding sequence ATGAAAAAAGCCGTTATAAAGACAGAAAAAGGTGACATTACATTAGAATTATATCCTAATGAAGCACCTGGAACAGTAGCAAACTTTGAAAAATTAGCAAACAGTGGATTTTATGATGGTCTAACATTCCACAGAGTAATACCAGACTTTGTAATTCAAGGTGGAGATCCTAACGGAGATGGAACCGGTGGACCTGGATACACAATTAAATGTGAAACCGAAGGTAACCCACATAAACACGGTACTGGTGCTTTATCCATGGCTCATGCAGGAAAAGATACTGGTGGAAGTCAATTTTTCATAACTCATAGCCCACAACCACATCTCGACGGAGTACATACTGTATTTGGTCAAGTAATTGATGGTATGGATGTTGTCTACAAAATTAGACAAGGTGACGTTATGACAAAAGTAACAGTTACAGATGAATAA